GAGCGTGGTTCCGCCCACCGTCACCAGCACATCGGACAGATAACCCAGGGCGGGATTGGCCGATATACCTGAAAAACCATCCGAACCTCCGCATTTAAGCCCGACGGTCAGCTTGCTCAACGGCGCGGGTTGACGGGTAAACTGATTGATGGTAATGAGTCCGGCAAAGGTTTGCCGGATGGCTTCGGAGAGCATGGCGGCTTCGGTGCCGTAGGTTTGCTGGTCGAAGTACAGCAGGGGCCGGTCGAAGGCGGGGTTACGTTGGTGTATTTCGGCCCGCAGTCCCTCTATCTGTGATTTCTGGCAACCCAGACTTAGTACCGTTACTCCGGCTACGTTGGGATTGACAATGAATCCGGCTAGCAGGGCACATAGCCGGTCGGCATCGGCATTGGTCCCTCCACAACCCATTTCGTGGGTCAGAAACCGGATGCCATCTACGTTGGGAAACAAAGCCGATGTGCGCGGGACTTCGGCATTCGTAGCTTCCTCTGACACCGAAGCAACTTCTTGAGCATACGTACCCGTCCGTCGATAGGTCGTCGCCAGATTCCGTACCTGCTGGCGGTAGGTTTCGGGCTGTCCGTAGCCAAGTTCGCGCTCAAAAGCGTCCTGCATCATCTGGATATTGCGGTTTTCGCAAAACACCAGCGGCACCACAAGCCAGTAATTCCGTGTACCAACGCTACCATCCGACCGAACGTACCCGTTGAACGTCAGCGATTCCCAGGCCGACACATCGGGGGCGGTCCAGACATAGGATTTTCGCTTTTGCAGGGTGTACGGCTCGGCTTCGTGGCGGAGGTTGAAGGTAGTAAGGGTCTCGCCGGGGGCAATGGGGCGGGTGGCTTTCCCCACTAGCACCCCATACATAAACACTGGGTCGCCAGGGGCAAGCTGGGTCAGGGTAAACTTGTGTTTGGCCGACACTGGGCCGGACAGCTGTACGGTTTGATTCTGATGGAAAATGACCTCGCCCGCTGGCAAATCCTGTAGGGCCACCAGCACGTTATCGGCGGGGTGAATGTGGAGAAATAGATGTCGGGTCTGGGTCAGCATGGATTTATAGCGGTATGGGCCAGTAAAAAGACGGTAAGGCTCCGCGCCCCGTGCGCTCCAATGACCAGAGATTGTTCGATGTCTGCGGTTTTGGATGGTCCGGCAATGAACACACCATAGCTAAACGGGTTGCCCGACAGTCGCTGATAGGCTTCGTGCAGGGTGGGTACCAGCGCGGATTCGTCCAGCAGCAACGCCAAATGATCACAAATGAACGGCAGGGCGCGGTGCGGCAACGTTGTGTCATCGAGCCAGATGGCCCCGTTCTCAGCCACCCCAAACTCACCCCGCAGTACGGCCAGGTCAACCGTTTCGAGGTCGTGTCCGGTGGCGGTTCGGACGTGTCTGAATTCGCCGTATTTCAGTTCGGGCAGGGTATGAATGATCCGGTTCGGCCTCGGGAACCAGGTTTCTATATACTGCTGAACGGCCTGAATACCCGCTACCCGGACTACCAGACCGCCAATGGTCTCGACGCAGGTAATGAAGGTTTCCGCAACGTGCGCCCCAGCATAAACTTCCGGCAGGACGGGTAACGACCCACCTGGGGGCTGGCTGTGGGTAACGGCCTGTAAGATATGTTCACGGCTGTTCATAAGCGTCGGCGGGTTTGGTTATACCAGTCACCAAAACTCTGCGCGGGCGGCTGGGGCATCTCTCGACCTTTATACCAGGGATTCAACTGGTTGCTGACGGCTCCCGGCCAGTATCGCATCAACCTGCGACCCGCCCGGCCCGCCACGCGGTACACCAGCGGGTGAGCCAGCACCCAGCCCATTAGCTTCATCGATAGCGTTTTAGGCAGAGGAGCCAGTCCTTCGGCGGTCAGCGTCTGCCGCCAGTGCCAAAGCTGATCGTGGATGTCGATTTTAACGGGACACACGTTGGAGCAACTACCGCACAGCGTACTGGCAAAAGGCAGGTCGGCGTTTTTCCGCATATCAAGGTTGGGGGCCAGAATGGAGCCAATGGGTCCGGCTACGGCGTTATGGTAGCTGTGGCCCCCGCTGCGCCGATAAACCGGGCAGGTGTTGAAACAGGCCCCGCAGCGGATGCACTTAAGCGAATTGCGGAAGTGCGTGCGCCCCAACTGGGTACTCCTTCCATTGTCGACCAGCACCAGGTGCATGACTTTTCCCGGAGCAGGTCGTCGGAAATGGCTGGAATAAGTGGTGATGGGCTGACCCGTTGCCGAGCGGGTCAGCAGCCGCAGAAATACGCCGAGGTGTTCCTGCTGGGGAATCACCTTTTCGATGCCCATGCAGGCAATGTGTACGTCGGCTAAGTGGGCACCGAGGTCGGCGTTGCCTTCGTTGGTGCAGACCACGAATCCGCCTGTTTCGGCAACGGCAAAATTGACCCCAGTGATAGCAATTTGCGCGGCCATGAACCGCTCGCGCAGATGCGTTCGGGCGGCTTCGGTCAGGTACTGCGGGTCATGGTTGCCCGCTTCGGTTCCCAGATGCTGATGGAAAGTATCACTCACGTCGGATTTACGCAGGTGAATAGCGGGCAGCACGATATGACTCGGCGACTCCTGCCGGAGCTGTACAATCCGCTCGCCCAAATCAGTATCGACCAGGTCAACGCCCTGTTCGGTCAGAAACTCATTCAGGTGGCATTCTTCGGTCAGCATCGACTTGCTTTTGACCACCTTTGGCCGGGCTGAAGGGCTGTGCTGCTGAATCAAATCCAGCACAATCCGGTTGTGTTCGGCGGCATCAGTGGCCCAGTGTACGGTAATGCCGTTGGCCGTTGCCTGCCGCTCGAAATTGGTCAATAACGTGCTGAGGTTGGCCAGCGCATAGTCTTTGATGCCCGATGCCAGGTCGCGCAGGCTCTCCCATTCGGGCAGGGTATGGGCGGCTTTGTCGCGTTTTTGCCGCACGAACCAAAGCGTCTGGTCATGCCAGTCGGTGCGGGCTTCGTCAGCAATGAACTGCCGGGCGGCCTGGTCGTGGGGAACAACGGGTTTACTCATGCCGGTATGGTGTTTGGTTGATGGAGCGGGAGCGGGCAGGCTTCGTTAAGCAGTTGGGCCAGATGCAGTACCCGCACCGGTGATACCTGCCGCCGGAGAATTCCTTCGAGGTGCATCAGGCACGACATATCGCCCCCCAGAATGGCATCGACCTTGTTAGCCAGATGTTCGGCAAGGCGGTCTTTGCCCATTTTTACCGACAGGGTTTCCTGCGTCACGCAGAACGTTCCCCCAAAACCGCAGCACTCATCGGGCCGGGTGGGTTGGCAAACCGTTAGCCCGTTTATCAGGTTCAGCAGGATTTCCACTTTGGAAAACGTAGGTTCGTTGCGTTCCGACATCGAAGCCAGCCGCAACCCCCGCTGCCCGTGACAACTCTGGTGCAGACCCACCCGGAGCGGCTTTTCGAGCGTACCAAACCGATTCGGTTGGTGCTGAACCTGGAGCCTATCGGTCAGGAATTCGCTCAGTTCCCACACCCGCCCCTGGATACCCGCGTTATGTTCGCGCAGGTGCAACACGCACGACCCGGACGGGCAAACGATATGGTCGAAGCCGCCGAATTGCCGGGCCATGTTACGGTCGCAGCCCGCCGACTGACTTGCGAAACCCGAATTAGCCATCGGTTGCCCACAGCAGGTCTGGTTGCGGGGAACCACCACTTCGCAACCCAACTTCTCCAGTAGTTCGAGGGTAGCGATAGCCACCGCCGGGTAAAACTGGTCGACATAACAGGGTATAAACAGAGCTACGTGCATGAGGTCAGTGAGTAACGGCTTCAATTTGAGTCAGCCGCTAAACGGGCGGTGGTACGTAGGGCGAAAAATAAAACCGGTATAAAACACAGGGCAGGTACGATGTAGGCCATTTGAATCGAACTGATGTCTGAGATCCGGCCCATCAGCAGGGGAAATAACGCACCCCCCGCAATGGCCATGATGAGCAGCGACGACCCCACTTTGGTTTGCGCTCCCAGCCCGTAAATACCGAGCGAGAAAATGGTGGGGAACATAATGGACATGAAAAATTCAACTCCCACCAGGGCGTACACGGCGGCCATTCCCCGAACCGCTACCGCCACCAGCAACAACCCAACGCAGCCCACGGTGTAGAAACCCAGCAGCCGATGCGGGGCAATCGTTCGCATGAGGGCCTCCCGATAAAGCGACCCACCATAAAGCCCACCAGCGCAATGGAGAGGTAAAGGGCCCCCGTCTTTTCGGGGATGGCCGCTACGGTACCGGCAAACCGAATGAAGAAACTGGAAATGCAGACCTGAGCACCTACGTAAAAAAACTGAGCCGTAACGCCCATCATCAGGTTTTTCTGGCGAAAGATAGATTCTGTTCCGCCTTGTGTTCTAAGCGGAACGGGTTCGGCAATGTCAGGCAGTTTACTGCGGCTGATGAGCAGCGCTACAGCCAGCACAATTGCGCCAATCAGAAGATAAGGCAGTTTGACGCTGGCGGCTTCGTGGGTCAGGTAGGTATTCAGTTCATCGGGCGACATGGCCTGCTGGCGGGCCACTGTCAGCACGTTGCCCGACAAAATAACCGTTCCGCCGATAAACGGAGCCAGGGTGGCGGCTAGTCCATTGAAGGATTGAGCAAGGTTGAGTCGCTGGGTGGCCGAGGCCGGTTGGCCGAGAGCCGTTACGTAGGGATTGGCGGCTGTTTCCAGAAAGGTCAGCCCACTGGCCAGCACAAACAGCGCTACCAGAAACAGGCCGTACAAACGGAAGTCGGCGGCTGGATAGAATAGAAACGCGCCTATTGCAAACAGGCATAAACCCGTCAGAATGCCTGTTTTATAGCCAAATCGCTTCATAAACAGGCCAGCGGGTAATGCTGTGACAAAATAACCAATGAAAAAAGCTGAATCGACGAAGGCCGACTGGAGGTCGGTAAGCTGGCAGGCTTTTTTGAGGTGCGGAATCAGGATCGGGTTCAGGTTATGGGCAAATCCCCATAAAAAGAACAGACTCGTCATCAGGATAAAGGGAAAACGGTAGCGCGTCGGGTTAGACATAGTTGACTCGTTGAAACAGCATACAAATTAATTGTATAACGTAATCGAGTAATTTTATCAGATTATCCAGTTTTACCATTATGTTAGCTAATTTACGTTCATAGTTCCTTTGTCGTAGCTGATTCATTGGTATGAAACCCCAACTTCTGCGCGTACCTATCATCTCCGAGCAGTCATTTAGTGTGCGCCGGGATGTAGTGCTGCACTTTTACAACCGCTGGCATTACCATCCCGAAATCGAACTGGTACATATCGAACACGGCAGCGGCACACAGTTCGTAGGCGATAGCATCCAGCACTTTCAGCCGGGCGACGTGCTGCTGGTGGGCGCGAACCTACCCCACTATTGGCGATGCGACCAAGAGTACTTTGAAAACCGGGAGGGGTTGCTGGCTCAGGCCACAGTCGTGCATTTTCGAGCCGATTTCTGGGGAGACACCTTCCTGCAACTCCCCGAAAACCGACCTGTCGTTCGCCTGCTGGAGCGGGCCAGACAGGGTATCCGGTTGCTGGGGTCAACGCGGGAGCAGATCAAAAACAGAATGGCCCAACTGCTCACCGAACAGGGTACGGCGCGGTTGGTATCGTTGATTCAGATACTTTCGTTGCTGGCTGAGGCCCCTGACCTGCCTCTGCTTTCGGCTCAAAACTATCCCATCCATTTCGATGAAGCCGATACTGACCGCATCAATCTGATTTATGCCTATTCGCTGGCTCACTTCCAGCGGAAGATTTCCTTGAATGAAATTGCGGCTGTGGCCGCTATGAGTCCGAACTCGTTTTGCCGTTATTTTAAATCGCGGAGCCGCAAATCATTTTCGCAATTTTTGCTTGAACTCCGGGTGCAGCACGCCTGTAAACTGCTGATTGAAGGTCGATTGAGTATTGCTATGGTTTGTAATGAAAGCGGTTTCAACCAGTTTTCGGGCTTCAATAAGTACTTTAAACTCATCACTGGCAAAAGCCCGATGCAGTACCAGAGGACGTTCGCGAAGTAGTGTAAACTCGAAGAACTCCACTATTTCACCAGAGAATCGGCGGTATTCAATATGCCCGCTTCGGTTTCGGTCAGTAAATCACCTTCAAACGTGTCAACCGGCGTGTAACTGCTCTCATGCACGCTGATTAGTCTTCAGACCCACCACAAATACCCTCCTTATTTAGGCGAGGAGAGTGTTACCGGCCCAAATAGCCCAAATTTACTGTCCTTTGGGGGGCGGGTTTGCTAACTGACCATTCCCAGGTTTTTAATTTCTCTGATTGCGTTATAACCACCTGCCTTGGCAAATTCGAGAAATTTGCGGGATGCCTATCGCTGGTAAAGCTGGTAATATCGGTTTAGAAGTGTACGCAATCGTGGGTAGTATGTCGGGTTGACAAAAGTGTTCAAGCTCAGGAGTCTGCCTGAGGTGTAAGGTAATCATAAGGTTCGGCGACGGCCCTGAACATCCGAAATCTGAATTGTTTTAGCCTTTCCCGATGGTATCAGCACTCGAGATGACTGCGAGAGGTAGCCGTTTCCCCAGTAGAACTCCGTTTTTCTCGTTTTACCATTCGGCAGCGTTGTTAGCGCATAGGCATCGGTTGGATTAAGCTTTATAGGAAGTTCAGGCTGTTTATAAGCCGATTTTAACAGGCGAAGGCTATCCCGATTCTGGGTGACAATGTATAGTGGCTGTCCTCCTGCCAGGCTCAATATGGCCAGAGCCTTGGCATCTTTATCAGCCACAAAACCACTCTTGCTTGCCCCAACAGCAGTAAACGTTCCTGTACCATTACCAAGCAGGCAGGTACCTATCCCCGCATCATACCAGCCTGTGAGGGGTTCTGTTCCGTAATCATTGCCAACGCTCAGCAAATCGAGATTGCCGTCCCTATTCAGGTCGGTAACCTGCATACCCAGCATAGGAGACAACTGGGCCTCTAGGGGAAGGGTCGTCATCGTGAATGAACCATTTCCCTTGTTTTCAATGTAGGAGGAAGCCAGGTTGGTCGCTTTGAAAACAAGCGCATCTTTTAGCTGGTCGGGCGAAAACATATCGGTAATTGTCGCGTTTCCGTAATCGCTATAATGGCGGAATTGCCGACGCATGCCCACTATTTGCGTGTTCAGGGTTTCCCGTGGATGGACCGGGTATTCTTTGCCCTGGATAAATCGACAGAGAATGGGATCAATACGTCCGTTGTCGTCGAAATCTTTAGCATACAGACATACCGGCTCTTCAGGCGACGCTTTATAGCGCGAGTTAAGCCCCAGGTTTCCGGCTACGTAGTCAATATCGCCGTCGTTATCAAAATCACCACCGACAACAGCATTCCACCACCCTACCGAGTTGTCCAGCACAGTAGATTGTTTACCCAGCACCTTACCCTGCGTATTTTTATAGAATGTGATTGGCATAAATTCACCCACTACAACTAAATCCACCCAGCCGTCATTATCGTAATCACTCCATAGGGCACTGGTAATCATACCGGCATGCCGGAGGGCGGGAGCCACCCGGTCGGTCACATCCGAAAAATGGCCTTTCCCATCATTTTTGAGCAGGTAACTGGCAGGTGCTGTCGGATACTGGTTTGGAACGATGCGCCCTCCTATGAACAAGTCCAGGTCACCATCTTTATCAAAGTCGTTGGCAACCACGCAGCTACCACTGGCCGAAATAAGCGGTAAGGCTGTTGAATCCAGCTGAAATAGCCCTTTCCCCGCGTTTCGGTACAACCGGTTCTGATAGGCTTTGGTATCTGATCCAAACTCGCTGCTTCCGCTGACGCAGTACAAGTCCAGATCCCCATCGTTATCTGCGTCGAACAGCAGCATACCCATATCCTCCTGCACTTTGGTAGGTAAGCTGCCAGCAGAGAACGTCTGATTGGGGCGCTGATAAAACAACGCAGCCGGATTTCCGGCGGAGCCGCTCAGAACAAAATCGTCCAGCCCATCGCCATTCACATCGCCCACCGCAATACCGGGGCCCGCCTGAGAATATTTCCGGTTCAGCAGACTGGTCCATTTAAAGTCGACGAAGTCAAGTTCAGTCTGTTGGTAAGGAGGTACGGTGCCAGCCGGCACCTCAGTGAATAGGGTGGGTACATGGGTGGCGATTGGTTTAGTATCGAGCCTGGCTTGCCGGTCGTACAGGGTAAGTGTCTGATTTGTACTAACCTTCTTTAGTTTTTGTACTTTCTGTCCCGGCCAGGTTATAGTCAGGGAGTCGATGAGGGTCTGACTCCCAAGTCCGAAATGAATGAATGGCTCAACCGTTGAGTTATAGCCCCGCTGTATGGCTTGTTCGGCGTATTGCTGTTGCCCTTTGGACCAGATAGTTACCTTTGCGCCAATCCCAGCCGGGTTTCCTTTCGGCCCAGCCAGCTTGATTCGGATGTAATTCGTTGCCGGTTTATTCACTGCGTCCTGCACGTGATTCTCATACAGTAATGCTTCACTGTTGAGAGCACTCATGACCAAATCCAGGTCGCCATCATTATCCAGGTCGGCATAGGCGGCTCCATTTGTAACCGAGTGCTGGCTGATACCCCACTCAGCTGCCACGTTGGTAAATACCAGGTTTCCTTTATTTTGAAACAGAAAGTCAGGCTTGTCAATAGGGGCTAACTGATTGGCCGCTTCAATTATACTGCGGAGTCTGGCTTTTTTAGTACCAAACATGGAGGCATCTTTTGTGTAAATGCCAAAATCAAGGTTGGTAATGTCTTTTGGATAACCATTCGTGATTAAAATATCACGTTTACCGTCGTTATCAAAGTCAGCCAATAATGTACTCCAACTCCAGTCAGTTGCCTCAATTCCCGCTAATTGTCCTACGTCGCTGAACGTTGGTACATCGCTGGCCAGGGCACCGTTATTCAACTGTAGGGCGTTGCGAACGTATTGAGGCTGATATTTTTTAGCCAGCGCAATCTGGAACTGATCGTAATTAATGTCTGAAAACATTGATTTCTGACGCAGATTATCGTCTGGTAACATATCTACTGCCACAATATCATTTAAACCATCGTTGTTCAGATCGGCCATATCGACCCCCATTCCATTTTGTTCCTGGTGTTTGAGCGCCTTATTGATTTTATTGGTGAAAGTGCCATCCCGATTGTTGATGTACATCAAATCGTTCGACAGGAAATCATTGGTAACGTAGAGATCGGGGTAGCCATCCTGATTGATATCGTTCGTGACAACTCCCAGTCCCCAGCCTTCAGCGTTAATACCAGCCTGCCGGGACACATCCGTAAACCGGGGCAGGGCATTGCCTTGAAGTCCGTCGTTGCGAAATAACTTATCGACACTCCGTCCAGTACCATCCGTTTTTTGCCCGACTGCCACGCTTCGGATATAATCTTCTATACCATTGGTTACCAGGTACATATCCAGATCGCCGTCCAGATCGTAATCGAGGAAGGCCGCCTGTGTTGAATAACTCGGATCGGCCAGTCCCACTTCGGCCGCTGCCTCGATAAACGTAGGAGTACCGTTTTTATCCGGGCCATTGTTGATGTAGAGCAGGTTAGGTACTGATTTGTTACGGTCGGGATGAATAGTGCATACGTAGATATCAAGCCAGCCATCCTGATTGATGTCAACCATAGACACACCGGTACACCAGGTTTTAGTACTGACTTTGGCGGGAATGGTTATGTCCTCAAAAGTCAGGTTGCCTTTATTAAGGTATAACTTCGACGAAACCATGTTCCCCGTGAAGAAAATATCTTGTAACCCGTCGTTATTGACGTCCCCTATACCAACGCCCCCCCCATTGTAGATGTATTCGAAGTTCAGTACATTCAGTCTGTTTGTTTCAGTAATCTTATTGGTGAACGTCAGATGTGAATCAGCCGAGGTTACCAGAGAAAATACCGGTCTGTCGGCGAAGTGGCAGGCTCCCGCCACCTGGGTAAGTAAGAGAACAAGGCCAGATAAACGCGCTACTTTCATGGAAAAGACAACAAACATGGGTTGTATATCCCCTCCGGATAACCGGAGGGGATAAATCGATTAGTAACCGGGATTTTGGTCCTTCTGGTCAATCTTTGAGTTATTATTGATTTCGCTCTGAGGGATTGGCAATAACTCATGTTTCCCCTTCTGAAAGTAAGAAATTGGCTCTTTGGTGAGTTTATTCTGTTTGCGCCAGCGTAGTATGTCCAGATTGCGAATTTGTTCGCCACTGAGTTCAACCCGTTTTTCGTGCATAATGGCGGCTAACACCTCCGCTTTGTTCGACACCGGAAATTTTGGCGTTGGATAATGGGGCATACCTACGCTTTTACGATCCCGGACCTGATTGATGTACGAAACGGCAGTTGTGGGAGACCCCACTTCATTCTCACATTCAGCCATCATCAATAATACTTCAGCATACCGGATAACCCGAAAATTGATACCCGACTGGCTGTTTTCCGCAGTAGCCTTGTAAATTTTCTGGTATTTCTTCCAGCTGATTTTGGGGTCGGCTCCCTGTACGTCCTTAAGTGTATCTTTACCATTGTTAAACAGATCTCCAACCTGATAAAAGGAATCCTGATAACGCGGATCGTCTTTGGTATCACCGGCTTTTTTCTTTTCAAACTCGGCGAGTAAGCCATTTGATGGAATCACATTCCGCCAGGCATTAGGGCCGTACTCCTGCCCACGTACCGTCACCTCCCCATTGACGCCGTTGCCATCACCACTCCAGTTTAAGCCACCAAATGCTTCGGTGAAGGCAATTTCCCAGACCGACTCCGAGTTGTATTCATTCTCCTCCCTAAAGTTTTCGATATAGCTATCCACGAGTTTATATTGATTGGATGCTATCACGGCGGCCAGTTGCTCTTTGGCCAGGTCGTAATTTCCCCGCTGCATATATACCCGGGCCAGCATGGCCTGAGCGGCACCCTTCGATACCCGGCCAACGTCTGTGTCGGCGTAAGCCGACTTCAGCGGTAAGCCCGCAATAGCTTCTTTCAGATCATTAATCACGAATTCATAAACCTGATCCTCAGTGGCTCTGGGCTGGCTTTCGTCGGGTGATGTTGAGTAGGTTTTATAAAGAGGGACGCCCCCCCAAAGCGATGCCAGTTCATAGTACGACCAGGCCCGGTGAAACTTCGCTTCGCCTAAAACACGATTTCGTAGTTCTTCAGTGATACCTTGTTTGACGCCCGGTGCGAAACTAATTACAACATTGGCGCGGTGGATGACCCGGTAGAGCCCCTGCCATACATCCGTGGCCACCTGATTCGACGCATCCTGGGTACCATTGATGAGCTGCGCCCGCTGAATTTCGAGCTGCGCTCCGCCCGGCTGCATGTCATCGCCCCGTAGATCGTGAATAAAGAAATATTCCCGTGCGTACAGGTTTAACCCCTGCCAGCCTGCATAAACTGCGTTGACACCCGTAACCAGTTCGGCCCCGGTAGTGAAGTATGTTTCGGTCGATAATTGGGTAGGATTTACTTTCTCCAGAATGCTGTCATTACAGGAAAGAGTAAGGGTAACTAAGCTAATTGATAAGAATTTGAGTGCGTATCTGTTCATGTCTTTGCAGGAATTTACGGAAGACGATTAGTCGAGTGGTTGATTATTAAAACCCAATCTGAAGGCCGGCCATGATTGTTCTGGCCTGTGGAAACTGACCATAGTCAATGCCGGTGGTCAGCGAAGAGCCACCAAAGGAGCCTATCTCCGGGTCGTAGCCACTCTTATAGCCTGTAATGGTCAGTAAGTTTGTGGTGGAGATATAGACCCGGGCTTTTGAGATAAAGGGCGTTCCCTTCGAGCTGATCCAGTTTGCTGGCAGAGCGTAACCCAACGTCAGGTTCTTCACCCGCAAATACGAGCCACTTTCAATGAACCGACTCGATGCCCGCGCATTGTGGTTTGGGTCTCCTGCCACGGCCCGTGGCACGTCCGTAACCTGTCCTTCCTTCACCCAGCGATCCAGTACCGCCGTGCCGGCATTGAACAGGCGGGTCATTCCCTCCAGATTATATTTTACAGTGCTGTAAATCTGGTTGCCCTGCACGCCCTGCACAAACAAAGTCAGATCCAGGCCCTTCCATTTGGCCGAGAAATTGGTTCCATAGGTGAACTTGGGCAGAAAATGGCCAATTTTAGTTTTGTCACTCGGGTCAATTTTCCCATCCCCATTGACATCGACAAATCGAATATCACCGGGTTTGGGCGAGTCTTTATCCGCTACGACATCGGTATATTTTGCTTTCCAGGCATCTACCTCGCCCTGGTTCTGAAAAATTCCGGCAGTCTGGTAGCCATAGAAATAAGCAATTGGTTGCCCAACTTCCGTTTTAGTGAGGTTATCTCCGTACCAGTCTCCCCCAAAAATGGTATTGCCTTCATCGCCCAGGGAGATAACTTTATTACGAACGACGCTTATATTACCATTCAGTTGCCAGGTTAAGCTCCCTTTGGTTGACTGGTAGCCAGCCTGTAATTCAATTCCCCGATTCTGAACGGAACCGACGTTGGAGAGCGGTGCTTCATCATAACCCATTGATATTGGAATGGGGCGATTGAGCACCATATCGCGAGTCAGGTTATTAAAATAGTCAACCGAAAAGGAAAGCCGACCATTCAACAGTGAAGCATCGATACCCAGATTAGTCATCGCAACACTTTCCCACTTCAGGTCTTTATTGGCTAGCTTCCGAATGGTATATCCTTGACTTTCAACGGAAGTGGTTTTGTCGAATTCGTAGTAGGGATCGCTTGACAGGGTGGCCTGATACCCGTAATCGCCAATGTTATTATTGCCTACTAATCCATAACTACCGCGCAGTTTGAGTTCCGAGATAGCAGTAAATCCTTTCATGAATTTTTCTTCACTGATTCGCCAACCTGCCGAAGCCGCCGGAAAGTTGCCCCATTTTTTACCGGGGGCATATTTCGATGAGCCATCCCGGCGGAATGAAAGCCCCAGCAGGTATTTATTCGCATACTCGTAGTTAAGGCGACCCACGTAGGAGATGATTGCCGATTCAACTCGGCCCGCTCCAATACGAGGACTACTTAAGTTGGTAGGCTCCACAATCAGATTAGTAATTGAGTTGGTGCCCCCCACATTAATACCTGAGTATACGGCAGTCTGCTTTTCGGCCACTGCAATAGCATTAATAGCGTGTTTACCAAAGCTCTTGATATAGGTTAGCTGGTTGGTCAGAATCGGCGTAATAGACTGTCCTCTGTCCTGGGAAATACTCGCGTAATTGATGGAGGCAAAGCCACCCGGTCCACTGTCATAACTTGGGTTATCACCCCGGCCAATGGAATTGTAAATATTGACTCCGCCCTGAAAACGATATTTCAAACCGGCAAACAGGTCGACATCAATATAAAACGTGCTAAACACCGAATTCGACTCCTGGGTATTGCTGTTAAGCAGTGCGTTGCGTACAGGATTGGCTGGATCGGTCCCGTCAACGTTTTTAGAACCTTCAAAGCCCCCCAGGTTATTAGGATTATACACGGGCAGGTAAGGCAGGGTATTAATGATAGTCCGAATCTGGGTTCCAATGGCTCCTCCGTTCTGTTCTACCCGTCGGTTGTCATAGGCCAGGTAAAGGGTTTGACCCAGGCTCACCCGCTTTCCGAGTTTATGATCTGAGTTAAGCCGAATGTTTCCCCGTTTGTAATTTGTTCCGATCATTATACCATCCTGGCTAAAAAAGCCCCCGGACAGATAAAATTTCGACACGTCATTCCCCCCCG
Above is a window of Spirosoma sp. SC4-14 DNA encoding:
- a CDS encoding TonB-dependent receptor codes for the protein MTLVQLLLVTFSLSVTYAFDGFGQEVLNRRISLRLGDKPVKAVLSAIETKADIRFVYSPKLIQAERLVSVNVQNQPLGDVLESMLKPLLISYRLVGNDIVLSQRSDSMNMLSEPLTPAPESILLEEVVTGTITDQNGEGIPGVNILVKGTQRGAVTDAKGHYRIAVPDQNATLTFSFVGYVKQEVLVGTRSIIDITLAPDTNSLDEVVVVGYGTQRKSSITGAIASVSDKEISALPVSNISQSLQGRAAGVTVTNNGAPGEAPIIRIRGVGTVNNANPLYVVDGVPVGDGSNVDPKDVQSIEVLKDASAAAIYGSRAANGVILITTKRSNSKKLSVTVDSYVGVQSPWRKLSLLNRDQYIAYGTDLLNNGDVYNGKPAGSSLPQRWQNGLDQPIYPGSTQTFRQTETDWQKEMFRNAAIQQHRLEISGGNDVSKFYLSGGFFSQDGIMIGTNYKRGNIRLNSDHKLGKRVSLGQTLYLAYDNRRVEQNGGAIGTQIRTIINTLPYLPVYNPNNLGGFEGSKNVDGTDPANPVRNALLNSNTQESNSVFSTFYIDVDLFAGLKYRFQGGVNIYNSIGRGDNPSYDSGPGGFASINYASISQDRGQSITPILTNQLTYIKSFGKHAINAIAVAEKQTAVYSGINVGGTNSITNLIVEPTNLSSPRIGAGRVESAIISYVGRLNYEYANKYLLGLSFRRDGSSKYAPGKKWGNFPAASAGWRISEEKFMKGFTAISELKLRGSYGLVGNNNIGDYGYQATLSSDPYYEFDKTTSVESQGYTIRKLANKDLKWESVAMTNLGIDASLLNGRLSFSVDYFNNLTRDMVLNRPIPISMGYDEAPLSNVGSVQNRGIELQAGYQSTKGSLTWQLNGNISVVRNKVISLGDEGNTIFGGDWYGDNLTKTEVGQPIAYFYGYQTAGIFQNQGEVDAWKAKYTDVVADKDSPKPGDIRFVDVNGDGKIDPSDKTKIGHFLPKFTYGTNFSAKWKGLDLTLFVQGVQGNQIYSTVKYNLEGMTRLFNAGTAVLDRWVKEGQVTDVPRAVAGDPNHNARASSRFIESGSYLRVKNLTLGYALPANWISSKGTPFISKARVYISTTNLLTITGYKSGYDPEIGSFGGSSLTTGIDYGQFPQARTIMAGLQIGF